Within Vigna unguiculata cultivar IT97K-499-35 chromosome 2, ASM411807v1, whole genome shotgun sequence, the genomic segment CAAAATATCTCATGagagtttacaatttatttccaaaacataataaataacaagactcccatgctatccccgctccgtggctaagtctcaccagcaccacctgcatcaacatcatctgctcacgtgtatcacacacacgatcatcgccaaccacaagcagatagggtgagcttaacagataaatcATATAACTACATTTACATacaaatataaatcatttatatttatttcatgcaaTCACTAAATGAATTCCCTCAATTGAGTCCTTAtgacatggccacaaccatggcTTTCGTGTACTACTTGTTCTAGTGATAACCTctaggtgacttgctgccatacctatcgaccacaaccgatagagcacgtgcgggaaaccattgtTATGGATCaaacaccgcaacgccaggtggagttcccaaatacgaacgtAGTTCGCAacgtcctaagactaccaaactcgtcagttaactactgaggagggcaatctctctagacccatccgtattggcaacaaccagcacactcccaccggcaacactcgccaacccgatctcaactcaagggttcctcgtgttcatccgtcatcccgagctcaactcgagggatgccatttcgagctcaactcgaggaatgccacatgcttaaccTCTATCCCGAgttcaactcaagggatacgttctgagctcaactcaaggaacaccagcaatcccacctttgaagcatcaccaaaatcCTTATAGATCACGCATTCGGAAATCCAGAAACCTAAGGCTGCAACAATAAAATCGCTTGGCGGGGGACATGTACCGCTAGGCACTACCAGCTTCTAGACCGCCTGGTGGGGGACGCATATTGCCAAGCGTCTAGTGCCTCTGCACCACTGTCGCTACACCTACCGCCTGACGGAGACCAcactaccgccaggcgccaaacTCTCCCAATCACCCCTAGTTCTAcatctatcgcctggcggagccCCTCCGGTCGCCAGGCGACGACGCACCAGTAACTATGCAGTTTGGGTTTTCTAGGCACCCAGTTCGGGTTTTCTAGGCACCCAGTTCAATTTGCACATGCTCTGTTGGTTGTCAAAATCTCACAAGCAACCTCACTAAGTGAATTGCgttgaatttaatatttatatttagccTTCAAAGTAACTAAATCCTTTCTAGACTTGAAATCAAGATTTCCCATGCTTAGACGTCCTTGGTTTGCACCTTGCAAGTTCATGACCTACCATTGTTGATCCACTGATACTTAACTTATCATCTACTCTAATTAGTGCGATGCACCTCTAAAATTTCCCTGAATATAGTTCTTGTGCCAGGACCATCGTTGCACATCACCTCTAACTTAGACCACTTCCACTAGCATTGCCCTTTAATACAACAACCTACCTTGTCATCCGATCTTGCCTGACTTAGCACCTTGACTCAACTATTATAACCTTAAATTCGCATCTAACACCCCTAGCTTAACATCCTTGCACTCTCCATTTCATGCTCTACCTATTAGACTAATCTCTATCCAATTTATCCTATATTTCTTTTAACACTCCAAGGGTTCACAAATCATTTTCCCCAGTGCCTCCACAACAAGTCCACACACCAAGCATATCGTCTAACGCccgtcgcctggcggccataCCCATGCCGCCAAGCGGTGCTTAAGATTCTAGAGACATTCCAGAAACTCAAGCACCCGCAAACCCTAACTCTTTCCTAGTTTTCGTTTGCTCTCGGTTTCCCCTCAATTTCCCATTAATCTGACTCATCATAATCAAATTCAAAACTATATACATCCATTATCATTTTCCACATCACTTTACATCTCATTGTTCATGATTCAATCAAATCCAAGGATTTCAACTCTAACTATATCTCAGAGAAATTTCATACACTTTAACCATCCATCTCATGTAATTCAACACTATAATCCACCCAAATAACCTACAATAATATATGGAACCCTTTGTCTCCCGGTGTGGAATTTACCCAACCacgtaaaaatataaagattgaaatgaaaaaggctcgtatcgcctggcggaaattCATCACTGCCAGGCAGCTCAAcgaaaacccagaaactgggtgTAACATATATGTGCCGCCTAGCGGCTGGGgttgtgccgccaggcgatttctggaaaaatcccaGAAACTCGATTTTCAGACAGTTTATATGCATTTATTCATCATACAGTTCATGCCAttatacaataataacaaaatacgtttcaagctcccctaacctggttttccCTTGCTTGAACTTGAGAATTTCCAAGGTTCTCCTATTGCACACAAATGTCTTCTTAGTTCTTTCTCCAATTGGCTCCTATGCTCGCTCTCACAGCATCAAAACACTCTGAACTCACTCTCCCAATTGTGTAGAACGAAATCAACCACTAAAACTCTCTccttctctctcaaaaattcaattaatgatGTGTTAACTACCCTTAATTACACAAAAACGAAATTATCATTAAAAGGCTTATAATTTCTATTCATGGTCACTTATAGGCTGCTTTTCCAACCACCCTTGGCTATCCACTCCACTAGGGTTTTCTccaccctttcatattcaagccaaaactaaattaagcaaaaataaagtttagttTGGGTTCTTCCAAGGCTTAAACTcacaaccatgccaatgtcaaatctATGCATAACCAttaagccaattcatgtttttttgttaactaatataattcGACCATTATGTCATTAATCAACATgctcaatcatattattaaaacaataataattaaataacacataattggcatacatatgACTTGACCCAAGtcttctcacacaatcaagtactctcaaccatttgagctagtacttttccgcATCATACAATTTAGAATCTAATgacataaaggctcccactacccgcatttattaattaattaattaaatttcacgggtcttacataagTGTGTTCTACAAAACTAAGAAGCATGAGTTAATTTTGGTTGGTTAAGCACAAGATTCTACTCAAAAGACATTTGAGAAAACTTAGATGAATGTGCATCTACTTGAATTCATCATGCTTACACTTTAAATCCAAGAATATATTGAATCATGCATCCCAACCATTAAAAACTCACTCATGAACTCAGTTTCGGCAAAAAGGAAAACTAGAAAATGGAACAACACatgataacaaaattaaaattgaagatTCAAACAGCAAGAATAAGTACAATCattaaaaaaggaaatgaaacTCACAAAACATGGAGAAGTGAAAAGATCCTTAGTCCAATGCTTATTGTGTAGTCATTGATCCAAGGATTCTCTCAAAAAATGTACACGAACAACGATTATAGAGGagagaaaatgagagaaaagtgGTTATGTGATGGTGTGTATCGTGACTATGTGGGTTTTCAGAATGAGTGAATGGATTGTGTCTATTGTTCCTTATTAGTATATggtgtataaatttttttcagaAATTAGAACTGCTTATTACAGGTTAAATTAACTACCAAATTTTGTTCCTAACACTAACTAACTCACTCCTTCTAATCAACCACCTAGGTAACAAGTAGTCCCACTACAGCCACTCCATGGAACAACAATTATAGAGGagagaaaatgagagaaaagtgGTTATGTGATGGTGTGTATCGTGACTATGTGGGTGTTCAGAATGAGTGAATGGATTGTGTCTATTGTTCCCCATTAGTATATGGTGTATAAATTTTGTTCAGAAATTAGAACTGCTTATTACAGGTTAAATTAACTACCAAAGTTTGTTCCTAACACTAACTAACTCACTACTTCTAATCAGCCACCTAAGTAACAAGTAGTCCCACTGCAGCCACTCCTTGGAACAGGTTACTTAAGGTGTATCCTTGTTTCCATTGGAAGTCCTTAACCTTCTACAACAAGAATCACAGATTGTTGGTTCTTGACAACTCATCTTTACTTCCAATCCCAAGCCTTTCACGTGCATCCTTCAAAGGTAGCTTTTGGTTCCTTTCAACCCTTCATCTTGAAAACCTTCTTGGACTAGATTAACTTCCAGTATCTCAAAAATTTCCCATTACTACATTCACAACTAAAGGAACAAGTTAGAATTCACAACCCAAAGCTATGGTGCAAACTAAAGCTACATTAGTGAACTACACAAGCAAAACTTAGAATTAGAATTTCCATGCAGCTTTTGATCATTTCTCAGCCCTTTCAAGGTAAGAACAAATGTAAATGATCGCTCTTAAGCTTTTCCCACAAGTGCCATGTAAATTGGatgtgaaattaaaaaagtCAACTCTAAGTCAACCCTTTGGTCAACTCTTCAGCAAAAAGTCAACTATGTAGcattttcatgcatttttgGTTGATTCAGATTCTCCCGTGGCTTTCTCTGATCTCTTGAATGCTATCCTTGATTCTTTTATCTGCATTATACTAAAAAATCTCCAAATTAATGTTAGTCACACTAAAACTCTTCATAATGATTTTTAAACTAGACTACAAACTTGACTCCTAAGCCTATGTATCTAAACTAAGATGCATATGAACCTATTTATGAATCTATGATATATGTTGAACTAGACCATCCCATTATATATGAATCTATCATACTTTGCATTGAAAGTTGATCAATTTATAGATAGGTTCAATAATCAAATTGCTTAGCCATTACTTATGAATTATTTGtgtttatttatacttatattgTTGGAAGTATAagtctaaattttatttcttattttactttaatatctcttcttcttcttttttgcaCAATGTATTTCCTTATTTTCTTACCATAAACAAAAGtccttaatatttattttatttatttattatcattctACTTGTAGTAAATTCCTTTTTATTTAGGAAAGATCTAAATTTGGGATAAAAAGTTGGTAACGATCTTGTTGAACTTTTTTTCACATGTTTAGACTTGCCCACAAATCCATAATTAGTTGAAACGGTCAAGACAAAATAGTTCATAAGTCTTATGTAAGACAAGTTATTGTTACTCGTTTTTCATATAccaaatgtaaaaaaaattgatatgtgTCCAATTTACTTGTTTTTTACTTCTAATTTAGACACTTAATATGAACAAATTGGGTAAACTTTTAGTAGATCAAACCCTTATCAACTTAGAAGTATATGATGAGTGTATGAAGAGAAGTTATTGgtaattattgaattaaatggATGTTTTGCTATAGAAAAGAAAGATAAGGAACAATTGAAATCGTTGAGCGTAAGAAGCTAGAGCTGAGCAAATTGAGAGTTGTAAAATAGGTTCATATTCTTACCCTCACAATTGGGTGAAATGAGAGTCGTTGAGCTTAGGAAGAAATTCTCATTGAAAGAAAATTGATGCTAGGTGAGGGTCAACACTTAAAGAAACCTTACACATAAGGAAACACCATTTGTTAAGCTAAGCAAGCCAATGTTTAGTGCAAAgcttttatagaaaatatagtAGCTTGGCTCTATAAATAAATAGTAGTTGTAATGTCTTAAAGAATTAAATAGTAGATCAGATATAGTTCCATATTGTAAGCACCGTGTTATTTCTAGTTGCTGAATTCATTGTAATATCGTAATCATATCATGACTACCTAAACTTTCTTTTGTTGGAATTCAACTATAAATTCTTTATATTCTTGTTTCATTTATGCAATTATAttcaaatgtttttattttccatttgaTTTAGTTTTATGCTTAATGCTTGAACTGAAGATGAAATTTTGTACTCGATTCAATATcaagatattaaaaaatggtTTAATTATCTAAACTAAACTAAATCATTCAGAGAAAAAGCAATTGCCAAGAATGAAGTTGTACTTCTGCCATATTGAAAGAAATTAAGTAGATTTGTTTAAGCATTAGATCACGCTATCACCCATTATCACCATTTATTATCCTAACAATCATCATTTTCTCTTCCaatattgttattatcatttttactatTTTCGTCATGTTCATCACATCTtatttatcattatcattattataactattatcattatttttactatctcataattattaacattattatccttcattatttttactcttGCCATATTCACTTCCATCACCACTTCAACAATATATTATTACCGTATCCATTTGAACAAAACTGTATTCAACCGAAGACGATCTGGAAAGACTTCAAATCCAACAAGCACAAGAAAAaggtaaatataaaaagtagCATAAGATAGGTACTTAAGAATAAAAGtgaatgaaaaactattttagcatatacaataaaaaacatatagggTAACCTTAAtcattcattaataattttatgctGTATTATATTTACTCGTGTACGTCATTATTTGAATCATCTTGCTGCTGCAAAATCAAATCAGCTGAAAAGAATTTCAACTTAATAATTCTAGCATTTTGGTGCACAAGGAAGTGTTTTCATACAGGAACAATATAGTTTCTATAATCACAtccttaaaattataatttctaaGAATGACTAAAATATATTCGATTGGTAAAAAATATAACTAGACATATTCacataattttcattataaaatttaatttattactacattaatcaatttaataaagttattcttcactattatttttttatattttaactacAAATAGTTAAATTCTCAAAGTTCAGAAAATGAATTTAATGGAAACTcgtattgaataattttttgcaAAACATGACAAATTGTTTCCAAAAATACTTACCCAAATTTCTAAGCTATTCTCACTTCAAAATGGCTTCTCGCTTATATATGGCAAAATTACTTATTCTATATACTTTCCATATTTTCTCGGAAAACAAGTGTACATTAAAGCTCAATCCTCTATTTCCAGTTATATCGGCAAATTTTGGCTATAAAAAGATCCTGCCAACCAGTTCCTTGGAACATTGGTTAAGgaatttagatttaaataatacataCGACACATTCAAAGGAAAATTCTCCATTCTCAATTCCATAATTGGATAGCATTAGAGGTGAAAAGAACATGGGCAACATTTTGAAGTAGATTCATATCCAAATCAAGAAGGCTTCAATGATTAAACTAACCACCTTCTAACTCAAAAGCTTGCAGTTATACATGAAAAGATGAAAAGCTAATATGTACTGCGAATTGtttgtaattgaaataaaataaaaaaatcaatgaaaccATGTataggaaaagagaaaaaaaaaggagagaagCATAAGCAAGCTGAGCTAAAAAGACTACTTTGTTTGCCTGCAAACATTCAGGAGCATTGGCTGGCCATTCTAAACCTACTGCACACTACTCAACAGCTAGGGTGATGATGTATAAGCATGAAACTCATGTAGAATTTAAATGATATATCAGAATCTTTAGAACCTATTCAAAAGGAAACTAATCTCTCAGAATTTACAGCAAAGAAAGCCACCCGTCCAGCAGCACCGCTGCTTCCGGTGATGCCCCCGGTCGGCCTTCGCCATCCTAACCGGGCTGCTATTCCATTCAGATTGAATTCTgcacaacaaaaacaaaatcagcTTATCAGTTATGGATTTCTACCAAAAGGGCCAATGCAAAAGTGTCAACTCAACAAGTTTTCTAGCACTATACATTGGAAATGCAAAGGATCGCGTGCTAGTCGTGCTGCTATCTGACCGGAGGGAGATGCTGCCGGAGTAAGGTACCGGCCCTGAGTAACTTATTCGACCTGACACCGGACCGACGGCAGAGAAACTTGACTCGCCTAAGCTGTGACGAATGAGGCTAGTCACCGACTGATCGTCACTCTTCCATTCTATTGGCCTGCTTGTATGATGAATTTCAGCACATTTACAACTCCCAGCTTGGCTGCATTCTTCTTTACCACAATCTGCAGGCTCTTGAGGCTTGTTGTCTTTCTTTGATTCACCATCTGCCACTGACAAAGAAGGGCTACTCAACATTGCTTCAGGCTCCATCTGCACATATAACACATTTGTCATTTTCTGAAATTTCTCTTTTCCAAAACCTTCAGTTTTGATCACAGAAAATATCAAACTTGTGAGCTTAACTAGTGACTCTACGAACACATTCAATgctgaatttggattctctgctGTGTTTTTCTGTACTGATTCTTTGctgtatttttaaaatgacacttattttaatgttttaaaatatattaaaaaaaaatttaaagtaccAACATCAATGAATTTTGAAGATAAAGCAGAAGACAGCACCAAAAAACCCATAGAGAATCTGGACTCTTCAATGCTGTATCTAATCAAACAAGTAGCAATCTTAAAAGCTTAATTGACATGCCAAACTCAATCCCTCGAAAAGaacaattaacatatatttCCAAACAAAATACGAAGAACACATCAAATACCTGTTCACCCTTGTCATCAGAAGATGCAGAGTCCTCAGTGAGTAAGTCTTGCAACAAAACCTTGCCTCCCAGTGAAGGTGTCTCTTTGTTGACATCACCAGAAACGTCAGTGAGCATCAAATCCTTGTGCTGATTATGATTAGCAGAAACCTTATCAGACTCCTCTGTTGGTGTTAGGCTTAGTACATTGATAGTGGTGTTGTCTTTCTGTTTTTCTTTAGTTTCACAACTCTCGAAAGGGAAGAAATCGTGCGACTTTTCGTCGAGAGGAGTCACAAACACCACATTATCCTTCTTAAGGACTCCCTCATCGATGCATATATCCTTCACAACATGATAATTACTCTCATTGTAACACACTTCTGGATGTGGTTCACATTCTGTAACAGTTTTGACCATGTAAACATCCACAGAATTCCTAGGCAACTCTTCTCCTTCTCTAGGATTAAAGTGAGATACTGGCTCAACCAAATCCTTTACCTTTGcttcatattcatttttttcacaatcAACTGACTCCATGTCATATTGTAATGAATCTAAACCTTGTTCATTCTCATATTCCTTCAGTTTCTGGCTCGGTAATTTGTATCCATCAGAAATTCGATCGTCGTCAATAAACACAAACGACTCAGATTCAGGCTCAAGACCAATATTTGAATGCCGAAAAGCCACTTTTCCTTCTGCACATTCATCAAGATACTGGCAAAAATTAATTAGACTAGAATTTCAAAGTAAGGAAATTGATAATAACATTTGGTAAACAGATTGATGATAAAAGCTTACCATTTAAAACTAAGTAAATCATAAGGAAAAGAGGAGTTTAGAATAGTTACATAATTGCTTTAAAGAACTAGTAAGAACCATCCTTAACCCACATTCAACAAACAGATCAAGAAACAAAACACCCTGAACTAGAATTGAGAATCATGAcccaacaaatttaaattacatgtaTGTGAGCCTCGTATGAGGGGTCACAATCTTGATAAAACACAAATGGTAAACCAAACCTATACTCTAATTGCAGAGACCAAGTAAAAGGTCAGTAAGATAAAGTAAAACAACCAATTGCTGAGACCATTTATAAACAGTATGTCACCTAATTTCATGGTGCAGACAGGTAGAGATTCATGGGGAAATTTTCATCAACAGTCGCAGGTTGTTCTTTGAATATTTTCAACCAAAAAGACTAGTCTGATTGCACTGTTCTTCAGAGATCTGAAAATCAGCAAAAATAACAATGATGGGTTAGCACGTAACCAAATTAACTCCATATAATGAAAACAAGAAGCAGTAATGGATTCGATGATCTATAGAAGCACTCAAAGCCAAATTTCAATAACAAGATTCTTCTCTACTGTTCCAAaggataaaaaagaagaaaaagcaaaaaagagagaaagaaagagcaATTCTCTAATCATaagaaatcataaaatatttatttggatTGCAGTATAAAAGAACAAAGGATTATGTCACTATTACCACATATACCTGATTCCCAaacaaagaagaaattgttACAGAATCCAACTCTAGCTCTAGTCATCAATCATAAAATAAAGcagaaagaatgagaaagaaaaaatgaagaattttaCCAATATTTCTAAGAAGAAAGGTTTAGATTAAGGCGGAAAAACTGGGGACCATTTTCTATATTAAGCTTTTAATATCCAGAGAAGAtgtaaattacatatatatcataatatttaagTACTAAAAAGCAAGTACCAGTTTGctaccttttctttttataagtAAAAGATTTCGCCTAAGTAGAATCCAAGGAAGGTACAGAAGGTATAATAGGACaagaaaaaagtttaaaaatctCAAACTTTTTCGAAAGTTTTCAACTACAAAATTACAAACcgaaattttaaatcaaaaggCCTACACAACAAGATGACTCCCTACAAAATCCCTACCAATACTTTGTCCTCTAGCCCTGATTAAGATCTGACTCATAAGAATAAACAAGTTTAGAAAACCAGAAAATGGTACAGTGAAAAAAACAGCAGCAGAGTGAAAACTTACACAGGAATCGCATGAAGGAAATCAGGGAACATGGTCAAAACGATAGAGATCTATCTCAGATCCCAAAACCTTCCTATCCCCATAAAATAGTCAAGGGCTAAAAAGCTATTCccttattaaaatataaaaggattTGCCAGCAAAAAACCATTTTATCAAAAACTTCAGAACAGACAATTTCAGAGAAAATTCCAACTCCACCTGCAGATTAaagtgtttaaaaataaaacaaaatggcAGCATTCAGAACCAGAAGGTATAAAATAATCTTTTGGTTACAAAACTGAAACAAAATTGGTTGAACAAAAAACATGCAAGTCAGACAGTGGAAGAGAGACAATCATAGGGCTGAGATGAAATCAGAACAGAAAGAATTTACCAAAGCCCAAAACTGGCGAAGAAGAAAGAGTTTCCTTATGTCGGTAAACGTACTTGGATGCTTAAGGATGATGAAAAGGGAAGAGATATGCTAATATActagtaataaaatttaatcaatcaattaattaattaattaatactaataataaaagcAACCACAGAGTACTAAGAGATGATGGATGAGTTGTAATTATAGCATTCATAATGGTCAACCGttactctctctctttctttcttctttctctctctttcttaaTCCCTTCACACATCACACACTCCACCTTCTCCTTCTGCAATAAATGCATTAAAAACAGTAAAAACCAAGCCCCGACCCTACCCTCCAATACCCAAATTCAATAGGGTATATTGTAGCATTAAATTATCACCTCTAACGCTTCCCCTCCCctcatatcaaaatttaatttcacacCAAAAATATGCAACTTTACTTTCTTTCCTTATCCTTCGCACTTTTCCCAGTGTCCTTCATTTCCCACTAATGTTTCTCTCCAAAGACTCCATCTTTATCAGATTCGCTACCTTTTCCCCACTCACCATTatcatcaccatcatcatcacCCCTTTTATTTTCTATCCCACTTCCCCACAAACCCAGAATTTTTCCGAG encodes:
- the LOC114173892 gene encoding uncharacterized protein LOC114173892 isoform X1, translating into MKLEGKVAFRHSNIGLEPESESFVFIDDDRISDGYKLPSQKLKEYENEQGLDSLQYDMESVDCEKNEYEAKVKDLVEPVSHFNPREGEELPRNSVDVYMVKTVTECEPHPEVCYNESNYHVVKDICIDEGVLKKDNVVFVTPLDEKSHDFFPFESCETKEKQKDNTTINVLSLTPTEESDKVSANHNQHKDLMLTDVSGDVNKETPSLGGKVLLQDLLTEDSASSDDKGEQMEPEAMLSSPSLSVADGESKKDNKPQEPADCGKEECSQAGSCKCAEIHHTSRPIEWKSDDQSVTSLIRHSLGESSFSAVGPVSGRISYSGPVPYSGSISLRSDSSTTSTRSFAFPIIQSEWNSSPVRMAKADRGHHRKQRCCWTGGFLCCKF
- the LOC114173892 gene encoding uncharacterized protein LOC114173892 isoform X2, yielding MESVDCEKNEYEAKVKDLVEPVSHFNPREGEELPRNSVDVYMVKTVTECEPHPEVCYNESNYHVVKDICIDEGVLKKDNVVFVTPLDEKSHDFFPFESCETKEKQKDNTTINVLSLTPTEESDKVSANHNQHKDLMLTDVSGDVNKETPSLGGKVLLQDLLTEDSASSDDKGEQMEPEAMLSSPSLSVADGESKKDNKPQEPADCGKEECSQAGSCKCAEIHHTSRPIEWKSDDQSVTSLIRHSLGESSFSAVGPVSGRISYSGPVPYSGSISLRSDSSTTSTRSFAFPIIQSEWNSSPVRMAKADRGHHRKQRCCWTGGFLCCKF